One Setaria viridis chromosome 5, Setaria_viridis_v4.0, whole genome shotgun sequence genomic region harbors:
- the LOC117854607 gene encoding uncharacterized protein, with product MSSGEFHFHDELASLFAQRPAPGPGEMMTQQQQAPPASWFADYLHAGAPGAGGMDYDLLCRALDLPVPGDDVVKREMLVVDTGGGGFGAPTPTPSGGGTAPVTPNTTSSMSSSSSEAAGGGGGGAGGFGAGEEDSLKKEEGEGEESKELGKGEDDADKSKKGAAAGKAKGKGEKRQRQPRFAFMTKSEVDHLEDGYRWRKYGQKAVKNSPYPRSYYRCTTQKCPVKKRVERSFQDPAVVITTYEGKHTHPIPATLRGSTHLLAAQLHHHHHAGAGGHHLGGVFPPPPLPQMGAPPFGRAGVLDVLGLLPPRGAHHGHTVPPAIGLASSRGMSGPMSTVAGATTANASSSPPSLQMQHFMAQDYGLLQDMLPPPPFVHSNGGNIQP from the exons ATGTCGTCGGGAGAGTTCCACTTCCACGACGAGCTGGCGTCGCTGTTCGCGcagcggccggcgccggggccgggggagATGAtgacgcagcagcagcaggcgccgccggcgtcgtggtTCGCGGACTACCTGCACGCGGGAGCGCCCGGCGCGGGCGGGATGGACTACGACCTGCTGTGCCGCGCGCTGGACCTGCCGGTGCCGGGGGACGACGTCGTCAAGAGGGAGATGCTGGTGGTGGACACGGGCGGGGGAGGCTTCGGCgcgcccacgcccacgcccaGCGGGGGCGGCACGGCGCCGGTCACGCCCAACACCACGTCGTCGATGTCGTCGTCCTccagcgaggcggcgggcggcggcggcggcggagccggtggcttcggcgccggggaggaggactCGCTCAagaaggaggaaggggaaggggaggagagcAAGGAGCTTGGAAAGGGGGAGGACGACGCTGACAAGAGCAAGAAAGG ggcggcggcggggaaggccAAGGGCAAGGGCGagaagcggcagcggcagccgcgGTTCGCGTTCATGACCAAGAGCGAGGTCGACCACCTCGAGGACGGCTACCGGTGGCGCAAGTACGGCCAGAAGGCCGTCAAGAACAGCCCATACCCCAG GAGCTACTACCGGTGCACGACGCAGAAGTGCCCCGTGAAGAAGCGGGTGGAGCGGTCGTTCCAGGACCCGGCGGTGGTGATTACCACGTACGAGGGCAAGCACACGCACCCCATCCCGGCCACGCTCCGCGGCAGCACCCATCTCCTCGCCGCGCagctgcaccaccaccaccacgccggcgCAGGCGGCCACCACCTCGGTGGCgtcttcccgccgccgccgctgccgcagatGGGCGCGCCGCCGTTCGGGCGGGCCGGCGTCCTCGACGTGCTGGGCCTCCTGCCGCCCCGCGGCGCCCACCACGGCCACACCGTGCCGCCGGCGATAGGCCTCGCGTCGTCCCGCGGCATGAGCGGCCCGATGAGCACCGTCGCGGGCGCGACCACCGCCAACGCCTCTTCGTCTCCCCCGTCGCTCCAGATGCAGCACTTCATGGCGCAGGACTACGGGCTCCTGCAGGacatgctgccgccgccacccttcgtCCACAGCAACGGCGGCAACATTCAGCCCTGA
- the LOC117857184 gene encoding ribokinase encodes MAQARVRLPPTGPTPATAFLSGSNPRPAHLPFSSKRAPASLSAAAATNAPTTPIVVVGSANADIYVEVDRLPLVGETVAARAGRSLAGGKGANQAACGGRLALGPTYLVARVGDDANGRLLEGALADAGGVRTDRVARAPDAPSGHAVVMLMPDGQNSIIIVGGANMEGWAAGIGAEDLELIQKAGVLLLQREIPDWVNVQAAQAAKSAGVPVIMDAGGMDAPVPGELLRLVDIFSPNETELARLTGLPTESFEQINQAAGQCHKMGVKEVLVKLGSQGSALFVEGEEPIRQPIIPATEVIDTTGAGDTFTSAFAVALVEGKPKKECMRFAAAAASLCVRVKGAIPSMPDRKSVMKLLESVQVE; translated from the exons ATGGCTCAGGCACGCGTGCGCCTCCCTCCCACCGGCCCAACGCCGGCCACCGCCTTCCTCTCGGGCTCCAACCCAAGACCCGCCCACCTTCCCTTCTCCTCGAAGCGCGCccccgcctccctctccgccgccgccgccaccaatgCCCCCACGACCCCCATCGTCGTCGTGGGCTCCGCCAACGCCGACATCTACGTCGAGGTCGACCGCCTCCCGCTCGTCGGCGAGACCGTGGCGGCCCGCGCGGGCCGCAGCCTCGCGGGCGGGAAGGGCGCCAACCAGGCGGCCTGCGGGGGGCGGCTCGCGCTGGGCCCCACCTACCTCGTGGCGCGCGTGGGGGACGACGCCAACGGGCGGCTCCTCGAGGGCGCGCtggccgacgccggcggcgtccgCACCGACCGCGTCGCGCGCGCGCCCGACGCGCCCTCGGGACACGCCGTCGTCATGCTCATGCCCGACGGCCAGAACTCCATCATCATCGTCGGCGGCGCCAACATGGAGGGCTGGGCGGCGGGGATCGGCGCGGAGGACCTGGAATTGATCCAAAAGGCaggcgtgctgctgctgcagaggGAGATACCCGATTGGGTCAACGTGCAGGCTGCGCAG GCTGCAAAAAGTGCCGGTGTGCCTGTTATCATGGATGCTGGTGGAATGGATGCTCCTGTCCCTGGAGAACTACTCAGACTCGTCGACATTTTTAGTCCAAATGAAACAGAATTAGCACGTTTGACTGGTCTACCTACTGAATCATTTGAACAGATCAACCAAGCTGCAGGACAATGCCACAAAATG GGCGTGAAAGAAGTACTAGTAAAGCTTGGATCACAAGGATCTGCTTTGTTTGTTGAGGGGGAGGAGCCAATCAGACAGCCGATTATTCCTGCCACAGAAGTTATTGATACCACGGGGGCTGGTGACACTTTCACCTCAGCTTTTGCTGTAGCTCTGGTTGAGGGGAAGCCTAAGAAGGAGTGCATGAGATTTGCTG ctgctgctgcctcttTGTGTGTTCGAGTGAAGGGGGCTATACCCAGCATGCCTGACAGAAAATCAGTGATGAAGCTGCTGGAATCTGTGCAAGTTGAGTAA